In a genomic window of Deinococcus aquiradiocola:
- the nuoG gene encoding NADH-quinone oxidoreductase subunit NuoG, with the protein MKVHVDGTELDLPAGTSAIDAVFAAGGDVPYFCAHTYLSPVGACRMCLVEAGTPRRGADGTFIMEGEGEAARPKIFWFPKPMASCTLQATEGMHIRSATPAVRKGQAGMMEFTLLNHPLDCPTCDKGGACELQDRAYEYGYGMSRFGFDRRHADKHYPLSEHVILDQERCIHCKRCVRYFEEVPGQEVLDFIERGGHTFIDTQEGTLPEGFAGNITDICPVGALLDNVARFRGRNWEYDHAATTCTLCPVGCSITADARGGRLERVVARENRDVNEAWICDAGRFGHVFASTDRLTTPLVRNADGDLTPASWDDAITAMRAGLSGVNARDVGVYLHADSTLEEGMAATAFATLAGTGSVDHAPRFPGGLERVPPTLTQVAQADAVIVVGADLEQEAPVLELRIQEMLRGGILPTEFTHGTAIADLRLVERPARRRERLAVFHARPTRLAGHAGLSGHDAPATVLAALAGGPASGTLAQAAELLRGAERPVLIVGADVLNLGPAALRTLEALEARVAVLAVPAAANSRGLAHLPLTPDAHGHGYAALERTPAAFISRLDPAADGRAARAARFTVVHDSHLTATARQADVVLPATTGYEKRGTVVNLEGRLQPLAQAAIDAGESADLIRALAALSEALGLKTRVRGLRSAQTLLGERFGLDFAALPERGLVAPLGARHESPAAPVTPRLWRERMRRPDARGAPGDTTGQGTPSQALTVTPPTPAGRGFAGGDD; encoded by the coding sequence ATGAAAGTTCACGTTGACGGAACCGAACTCGACCTGCCCGCCGGAACGTCCGCCATCGACGCGGTCTTCGCGGCAGGCGGGGACGTGCCGTACTTCTGCGCGCACACGTACCTCTCCCCGGTCGGCGCGTGCCGCATGTGCCTCGTGGAGGCCGGCACGCCTCGCAGAGGGGCGGACGGGACCTTCATCATGGAGGGCGAAGGGGAAGCGGCCCGGCCCAAGATCTTCTGGTTCCCGAAACCCATGGCGTCCTGCACCCTGCAGGCCACCGAGGGCATGCACATCCGCAGCGCCACGCCCGCCGTCCGCAAGGGGCAGGCGGGCATGATGGAGTTCACGCTCCTGAACCACCCGCTCGACTGCCCCACCTGCGACAAGGGCGGCGCGTGCGAACTGCAGGACCGCGCGTACGAGTACGGGTACGGCATGAGCCGCTTCGGCTTCGACCGCCGTCACGCCGACAAGCACTACCCGCTGTCCGAACACGTGATCCTCGACCAGGAACGCTGCATTCACTGCAAACGCTGCGTGCGGTACTTCGAGGAGGTGCCGGGACAGGAGGTGCTGGACTTCATCGAGCGGGGCGGGCACACCTTCATCGACACGCAGGAGGGCACGCTTCCCGAGGGCTTCGCGGGCAACATCACGGACATCTGCCCGGTCGGCGCGCTGCTCGACAACGTCGCCCGCTTCCGGGGCCGCAACTGGGAGTACGACCACGCCGCCACCACCTGCACCCTGTGCCCCGTCGGGTGCAGCATCACCGCCGACGCGCGCGGCGGGCGACTGGAGCGCGTCGTGGCGCGCGAGAACCGCGACGTGAACGAGGCGTGGATCTGCGACGCGGGCCGGTTCGGGCACGTGTTCGCCAGCACCGACCGCCTCACCACGCCGCTCGTCAGGAACGCGGACGGCGACCTGACGCCCGCCAGCTGGGACGACGCGATCACCGCCATGCGCGCCGGACTGAGCGGCGTGAACGCCCGCGACGTGGGCGTGTACCTGCACGCCGACAGCACCCTGGAGGAAGGCATGGCCGCCACCGCCTTCGCCACGCTCGCCGGAACCGGCAGCGTGGATCACGCGCCGCGCTTCCCGGGCGGCCTGGAGCGCGTCCCGCCCACCCTGACGCAGGTCGCGCAGGCGGACGCCGTGATCGTGGTCGGCGCGGACCTGGAACAGGAGGCGCCCGTGCTGGAGCTGCGGATTCAGGAGATGCTGCGCGGCGGCATCCTGCCCACCGAGTTCACGCACGGGACGGCCATCGCCGACCTGCGCCTCGTGGAACGCCCCGCCCGCCGCCGCGAACGGCTCGCGGTGTTCCACGCGCGCCCCACCCGCCTCGCCGGGCACGCGGGCCTGAGCGGCCACGACGCCCCGGCCACCGTCCTCGCGGCCCTCGCGGGCGGCCCCGCCAGCGGCACGCTCGCGCAGGCGGCAGAGCTGCTGCGCGGCGCCGAACGCCCCGTGCTGATCGTGGGCGCGGACGTGCTGAACCTCGGCCCGGCCGCCCTGCGCACCCTGGAGGCCCTGGAAGCGCGCGTCGCCGTGCTGGCCGTCCCGGCCGCCGCGAACTCGCGCGGGCTGGCGCACCTGCCGCTCACGCCGGACGCGCACGGCCACGGGTACGCCGCGCTGGAACGCACCCCCGCCGCGTTCATCAGCCGCCTCGATCCGGCCGCCGACGGCCGCGCCGCACGCGCCGCGCGCTTCACGGTCGTGCACGACTCGCACCTGACCGCCACCGCCCGGCAGGCCGACGTGGTCCTGCCCGCCACCACCGGCTACGAGAAGCGCGGCACTGTCGTCAACCTCGAAGGCCGCCTGCAGCCGCTCGCGCAGGCCGCCATCGATGCGGGCGAGAGCGCCGACCTCATCCGCGCGCTCGCCGCGCTCAGCGAGGCGCTCGGCCTGAAGACCCGCGTGCGCGGCCTGCGCAGTGCCCAGACGCTCCTCGGCGAACGCTTCGGACTGGACTTCGCGGCCCTCCCGGAACGCGGACTCGTCGCGCCGCTCGGCGCGCGCCACGAATCTCCCGCCGCGCCCGTCACGCCGCGCCTGTGGCGCGAACGCATGCGCCGCCCGGACGCCCGAGGCGCGCCCGGCGACACCACCGGCCAGGGCACCCCCTCGCAGGCGCTCACCGTCACGCCCCCCACCCCCGCCGGGCGCGGCTTCGCCGGAGGGGACGACTGA
- the nuoK gene encoding NADH-quinone oxidoreductase subunit NuoK, producing the protein MVSTGSYIALSGILFAVGMFGVLTRRTAVMVFLSVELMLNAANLSLVAFARAWGDLTAQTAVFIVMTLAAAEVAIGLAIIVAIFRKRETTNVDDLAAMRG; encoded by the coding sequence ATGGTGTCCACCGGCTCGTACATCGCCCTGTCCGGCATCCTGTTCGCGGTGGGGATGTTCGGCGTCCTGACGCGCCGCACGGCCGTGATGGTGTTCCTGAGCGTGGAACTCATGCTGAACGCCGCGAACCTGTCGCTGGTGGCGTTCGCTCGCGCATGGGGCGACCTGACCGCGCAGACGGCCGTGTTCATCGTGATGACGCTCGCGGCGGCCGAGGTCGCCATCGGGCTCGCCATCATCGTCGCCATCTTCCGCAAGCGCGAGACCACCAACGTGGACGACCTCGCCGCGATGAGGGGCTGA
- the nuoF gene encoding NADH-quinone oxidoreductase subunit NuoF encodes MTVADPAPKAITSGLDPRFAPTLYARVGRPDSWTLDAYLQSGGYTAVRRAFSLGNDAVIDEVKKSGLRGRGGAGFATGLKWSFMPLNDGRPHYIVCNADESEPGSFKDRYLLSEDPHQLIEGMIIAGFAMRASVGYIYIRGEYVLAAQRVQAAIEEARRTGLLGRDVLGSGFDFQLHVHRGAGAYICGEETALMNSLEGLRANPRLKPPFPAAAGLYGLPTTINNVETFCAATQILRYGWAWHAGMGTEKSRGMKLFQISGPVARPGVYELPLGTTFRELIHDWAGGPTEPVKAIIPGGSSCPMMPFSDRILDTPMDYESVAAAGSMLGTGGVTLVPTADCIVNATWNLVRFYGHESCGKCTPCREGISGWMTRMYEKLVRGGGQPGDVELILDMSDNIGGKSFCALADACLGPVLSSVRLFREEYDALANTGRPLYPARKRWRDE; translated from the coding sequence GTGACGGTCGCCGACCCCGCCCCGAAAGCCATCACGAGCGGCCTCGACCCGAGGTTCGCGCCGACCCTGTACGCCCGCGTGGGCCGACCGGACAGCTGGACGCTGGACGCGTACCTGCAGTCGGGCGGGTACACGGCCGTCCGGCGCGCGTTCAGCCTCGGGAACGACGCCGTGATCGACGAGGTCAAGAAGTCCGGGCTGCGCGGCCGGGGCGGCGCGGGCTTCGCGACGGGCCTCAAGTGGTCCTTCATGCCGCTGAATGACGGCCGACCGCACTACATCGTCTGCAACGCCGACGAGTCCGAACCCGGCAGCTTCAAGGACCGCTACCTGCTGTCCGAGGACCCGCACCAGCTCATCGAGGGCATGATCATCGCGGGCTTCGCCATGCGCGCCAGCGTCGGGTACATCTACATCCGGGGCGAGTACGTCCTCGCGGCGCAGCGCGTGCAGGCCGCCATCGAGGAGGCCCGCCGCACCGGACTGCTCGGCCGGGACGTGCTCGGCAGCGGCTTCGACTTCCAGCTGCACGTTCACCGCGGGGCGGGCGCGTACATCTGCGGCGAGGAGACCGCCCTGATGAACTCGCTGGAGGGCCTGCGCGCCAACCCGCGCCTCAAGCCGCCCTTCCCGGCCGCGGCGGGCCTGTACGGCCTGCCCACCACCATCAACAACGTCGAGACGTTCTGCGCCGCCACGCAGATCCTGCGTTACGGCTGGGCGTGGCACGCGGGCATGGGCACCGAGAAGAGCAGGGGCATGAAACTCTTCCAGATTTCCGGTCCGGTCGCGCGGCCCGGCGTGTACGAACTGCCGCTCGGCACGACCTTCCGCGAACTGATCCACGACTGGGCGGGCGGCCCGACCGAGCCCGTCAAGGCGATCATTCCCGGCGGCAGCAGCTGCCCGATGATGCCCTTCAGTGACCGGATTCTCGACACGCCCATGGATTACGAATCGGTCGCGGCTGCGGGCAGCATGCTCGGCACGGGCGGCGTCACGCTCGTCCCCACCGCCGACTGCATCGTGAACGCCACGTGGAACCTGGTGCGCTTCTACGGCCACGAGAGCTGCGGCAAGTGCACGCCCTGCCGCGAAGGCATCAGCGGCTGGATGACCCGCATGTACGAGAAGCTCGTGCGCGGCGGCGGCCAGCCGGGCGACGTGGAACTGATCCTCGACATGAGCGACAACATCGGCGGCAAGAGCTTCTGCGCCCTCGCGGACGCCTGCCTGGGCCCCGTCCTGAGCAGCGTCCGCCTGTTCCGCGAGGAGTACGACGCGCTCGCGAACACCGGCAGGCCGCTGTACCCGGCACGGAAGCGCTGGAGGGACGAATGA
- the nuoI gene encoding NADH-quinone oxidoreductase subunit NuoI has product MGVLEIGRGMGVTLSKLFQKPVTVSYPEQRATIQPRFRGRHVLTRHPGGPGEQGLEKCIGCSLCAAACPAYAIYVEAAENDPQHPTSPGERYAKVYEINMLRCIFCGMCEEACPTGAVVMGNEFEMADYRYRDFVYGKEDMLVGVNGSVPQRREAGRAGRPVRLGFTVEGGPRAELEGVKYE; this is encoded by the coding sequence ATGGGCGTACTTGAAATCGGGAGGGGCATGGGTGTCACGCTCTCCAAACTGTTCCAGAAACCCGTGACCGTGAGCTACCCGGAGCAGCGGGCCACCATCCAGCCGCGCTTCCGTGGGCGGCACGTCCTGACGCGCCACCCGGGCGGGCCGGGCGAGCAGGGTCTGGAGAAGTGCATCGGGTGCAGCCTGTGCGCCGCCGCGTGCCCCGCGTACGCCATCTACGTGGAAGCGGCCGAGAACGACCCGCAGCACCCCACCAGTCCCGGCGAGCGGTACGCGAAGGTGTACGAGATTAACATGCTGCGCTGCATCTTCTGCGGGATGTGCGAGGAGGCCTGCCCGACCGGCGCGGTCGTGATGGGCAACGAGTTCGAGATGGCCGATTACCGGTACCGGGATTTCGTGTACGGCAAGGAAGACATGCTGGTCGGCGTGAACGGCAGCGTCCCGCAGCGCCGCGAGGCGGGCCGGGCGGGCAGGCCGGTGCGGCTGGGCTTCACGGTCGAGGGCGGGCCGAGGGCCGAACTGGAAGGGGTGAAGTACGAATGA
- a CDS encoding NADH-quinone oxidoreductase subunit J family protein, translated as MSEVAFLILALLTVTGAVLTVTVRNAVHAALALVGTLLSVAGLYATMNASFLSAVQVIVYAGAIMVLFLFVIMLLDANRPISGRDPLPYITEIAAVGSSLLAAAFVVMAFTFRDPRPLAQAAAQLQNGAPGPVGETLLTRFLLPFEAVSILLLVAVVGSVALVQRPAQQPDPAAQAEGQRSGDAREVQA; from the coding sequence GTGAGTGAGGTCGCCTTCCTGATCCTGGCCCTGCTGACCGTGACGGGGGCCGTGCTGACGGTCACGGTCCGGAACGCCGTGCATGCCGCGCTGGCGCTGGTGGGCACGCTGCTGAGCGTGGCGGGCCTGTACGCCACCATGAACGCCTCGTTCCTGAGTGCCGTGCAGGTGATCGTGTACGCGGGCGCGATCATGGTGCTGTTCCTGTTCGTGATCATGCTGCTGGACGCGAACCGGCCCATCTCGGGCCGTGACCCGCTGCCGTACATCACCGAGATCGCCGCGGTCGGCAGTTCGCTGCTCGCGGCAGCGTTCGTGGTGATGGCCTTCACGTTCCGGGACCCCAGGCCGCTCGCGCAGGCGGCCGCGCAACTGCAGAACGGCGCGCCCGGCCCGGTGGGGGAGACGCTCCTGACGCGCTTCCTGCTGCCGTTCGAGGCGGTCAGCATCCTGCTGCTGGTCGCGGTGGTCGGGTCGGTGGCGCTCGTGCAGCGTCCGGCGCAGCAGCCGGACCCGGCCGCGCAGGCCGAAGGGCAGCGCAGCGGCGACGCGCGCGAGGTGCAGGCATGA
- the nuoE gene encoding NADH-quinone oxidoreductase subunit NuoE — MGHFDDRQDLLQEIFSRYPGTPQGRRSALMPLLREVQDAHGYVSASHMEEIARLIGSTATEVRSVMSFYSTYSTVPTGRYHLQVCSTLMCAQAGSDELWDELVTQLDVQPGEVSAGGTFSVQRVECLGSCGTAPVVQLNDDGYYERVTPRRCHDLLAQLRAGVVPPFDQPVPVTVNADGRQVTADGRAAGTGAGTLVPAGQVVGGQP, encoded by the coding sequence GTGGGTCACTTCGACGACAGGCAGGACTTGCTTCAGGAGATCTTCAGCCGCTACCCGGGCACGCCGCAGGGCAGGAGGTCGGCCCTCATGCCGCTGCTGCGCGAGGTTCAGGACGCGCACGGGTACGTGTCCGCGTCGCACATGGAGGAGATCGCGCGCCTCATCGGGAGCACCGCCACGGAGGTGCGCAGCGTCATGAGCTTCTACAGCACGTACAGCACCGTCCCCACCGGCCGGTACCACCTGCAGGTGTGCAGCACCCTGATGTGCGCGCAGGCGGGCAGCGACGAACTGTGGGACGAACTCGTCACGCAGCTCGACGTGCAGCCGGGCGAGGTGAGCGCGGGCGGGACGTTCAGCGTGCAGCGCGTCGAGTGCCTCGGCAGTTGCGGCACCGCGCCCGTCGTGCAGCTGAACGATGACGGGTACTACGAGCGCGTCACGCCGCGCCGCTGCCACGACCTGCTCGCGCAGCTGCGTGCGGGCGTCGTCCCGCCCTTCGACCAGCCGGTGCCGGTCACCGTGAACGCCGACGGTCGGCAGGTCACGGCGGACGGCCGGGCGGCCGGGACGGGCGCGGGCACCCTCGTGCCTGCCGGGCAGGTCGTGGGAGGGCAGCCGTGA
- the nuoL gene encoding NADH-quinone oxidoreductase subunit L, translating to MPLYLLPLFPLVGFVLLICFGRLFRGALGGVIGTATVALSFVAALVNALNLTAPVHEVLWTWLPDMAGSLTQHANLPVGLYLDRLTALMTLIITGVGTLIHAYSIGYMKGDARFTRFFAFLNFFVAMMLILVMADSYPLMFVGWEGVGTASYLLIGFWFAGHRDAHPQEGVSNSNAARKAFIMNRVGDLGFMLGMFLIYRAYGTLVIPDLAAMGGALAQAGRNVTELICLFLLVGAVGKSGQLPLTTWLPDAMAGPTPVSALIHAATMVTAGVYLIARTHFLYDLAPTASTWVAWVGGLTALYGAVSALNQYDIKKILAYSTVSQLGYMFMAVGLHAYTAGVFHLLTHAFFKALLFLAAGAVIHALHEEQDVRRMGGLNRSMPFTHAVSAVGVLAISGIPIWSGFFSKDAILTAAFEHSAWLYLIGLSVALLTAFYMGRWYFLVWRGTYRGSAHPHEGGPVLNVPLGVLAALATLGGFLNVPAFLGGGHGLDTWLGAVLPLGAAELPTATEWGLTVTAVLAGVFGLGLAYALHRRAQLTDGPPALRAASLNSLYLDALYGSAVNAPAAALAGTLDTIDRGVDGTVEGIGMNVSAVGRAVTFWQSGFVRSYAVSMLLGTTVILGYWALKALGGLA from the coding sequence ATGCCCCTGTACCTCCTGCCGCTGTTCCCGCTCGTGGGGTTCGTGCTGCTCATCTGCTTCGGGCGGCTGTTCCGGGGCGCGCTGGGCGGCGTGATCGGCACGGCCACGGTCGCCCTGAGTTTCGTGGCGGCGCTCGTGAACGCCCTGAACCTGACCGCCCCCGTCCACGAGGTGCTGTGGACGTGGCTGCCTGACATGGCCGGCAGCCTCACGCAGCACGCGAACCTCCCTGTCGGCCTGTACCTGGACCGCCTGACGGCCCTGATGACGCTCATCATCACGGGCGTCGGCACGCTCATCCACGCGTACTCCATCGGGTACATGAAGGGCGACGCGCGCTTCACGCGGTTCTTCGCGTTCCTGAACTTCTTCGTCGCCATGATGCTGATCCTCGTGATGGCCGACAGCTACCCGCTGATGTTCGTCGGCTGGGAGGGCGTCGGCACCGCCAGCTACCTGCTGATCGGCTTCTGGTTCGCCGGGCACCGCGACGCGCACCCGCAGGAGGGCGTCAGCAACAGCAACGCCGCCCGCAAGGCCTTCATCATGAACCGCGTCGGGGACCTGGGCTTCATGCTCGGCATGTTCCTGATCTACAGGGCGTACGGGACGCTCGTCATCCCGGACCTCGCCGCGATGGGCGGCGCGCTCGCGCAGGCGGGCCGCAACGTCACCGAACTGATCTGCCTGTTCCTGCTGGTCGGCGCGGTCGGCAAGTCCGGTCAGCTGCCGCTCACCACCTGGCTTCCCGACGCGATGGCAGGCCCCACGCCCGTCTCGGCCCTCATTCACGCGGCCACCATGGTCACGGCGGGCGTGTACCTGATCGCGCGGACGCACTTCCTGTACGACCTCGCGCCGACCGCCAGCACCTGGGTCGCGTGGGTGGGCGGCCTGACGGCGCTGTACGGCGCGGTCTCGGCCCTCAACCAGTACGACATCAAGAAGATCCTCGCGTACAGCACCGTGTCGCAGCTGGGGTACATGTTCATGGCGGTCGGCCTGCACGCGTATACGGCGGGCGTGTTCCACCTGCTCACGCACGCGTTCTTCAAGGCGCTGCTGTTCCTCGCGGCGGGCGCCGTCATCCACGCGCTGCACGAGGAGCAGGACGTGCGCCGCATGGGCGGCCTGAACCGTTCCATGCCGTTCACGCACGCCGTGTCGGCCGTCGGTGTACTCGCCATCAGCGGCATCCCGATCTGGAGCGGGTTCTTCTCGAAGGACGCCATCCTGACGGCCGCGTTCGAGCACAGCGCGTGGCTGTACCTGATCGGGCTGAGCGTGGCGCTCCTGACGGCCTTCTACATGGGCCGCTGGTACTTCCTGGTGTGGCGCGGCACGTACCGTGGGAGCGCGCACCCGCACGAGGGCGGCCCGGTCCTGAACGTGCCGCTCGGCGTGCTCGCCGCGCTCGCCACGCTGGGCGGCTTCCTGAACGTCCCCGCGTTCCTGGGCGGCGGGCACGGCCTCGACACGTGGCTCGGCGCGGTCCTCCCGCTCGGTGCGGCAGAACTGCCCACCGCGACCGAGTGGGGCCTGACCGTCACGGCCGTCCTGGCGGGCGTGTTCGGTCTGGGCCTCGCGTACGCGCTGCACCGCCGCGCGCAGCTCACGGACGGCCCGCCCGCCCTGCGCGCCGCGAGCCTCAACTCGCTGTACCTCGACGCGCTGTACGGCAGCGCCGTGAACGCGCCCGCCGCCGCACTCGCGGGCACGCTCGACACCATCGACCGGGGCGTGGACGGCACCGTCGAGGGCATCGGCATGAACGTCTCCGCCGTGGGGCGCGCCGTCACCTTTTGGCAGAGCGGCTTCGTGCGCTCGTACGCCGTCAGCATGCTGCTCGGCACGACCGTCATCCTCGGGTACTGGGCCCTCAAGGCGCTGGGAGGCCTCGCGTGA
- the nuoH gene encoding NADH-quinone oxidoreductase subunit NuoH, producing MPHWLAELLVVILKGVGVAFALLTTFAYMTLVERRLLARMQIRIGPNRVGPNGLLQPAADAIKSIFKEDLRITMSDRFVYTLAPLVAITCALATFGGLPAGPPNSFFGANPWVYSLDVGVLVLLALSSMGVYGIFLGGWASGSKYPLLGGLRSAAQIISYELGMGLSLLGLLMLVGSTSFRAIVGWQGTHGWLILFQALGFVTFFISSFAETNRTPFDLPEAEQELVAGYLTEYSAIKWALFQMAEYVNMITASALMSTLFFGGYRGPQFLNGIIPGISEWPFVWLILKIAVFLFIFIWVRATLPRLRYDQLMRFGWKLLFPLALANTMFTAFYLAYLKGWGLWPLGVAGVLGVAALIAGSDRVRPLWNKPGVRVLDDTGTPRSRTRIAGGD from the coding sequence ATGCCGCACTGGCTCGCGGAACTTCTCGTGGTGATCCTCAAGGGCGTCGGCGTCGCCTTCGCGCTCCTCACCACCTTCGCGTACATGACGCTCGTCGAACGTCGCCTCCTGGCCCGCATGCAGATCCGCATCGGACCGAACCGCGTCGGCCCGAACGGCCTGCTGCAACCCGCCGCCGACGCCATCAAGAGCATCTTCAAGGAAGACCTCCGCATCACCATGTCCGACAGGTTCGTGTACACCCTCGCGCCCCTCGTCGCCATCACCTGCGCGCTCGCCACCTTCGGCGGCCTGCCCGCCGGACCGCCCAACAGCTTCTTCGGCGCGAACCCCTGGGTGTACAGCCTCGACGTGGGTGTCCTCGTGCTCCTCGCGCTCAGCAGCATGGGCGTGTACGGCATCTTCCTGGGCGGCTGGGCGTCCGGCAGCAAGTACCCGCTGCTCGGCGGTCTGCGCAGCGCCGCGCAGATCATCAGCTACGAACTCGGCATGGGCCTCTCCCTGCTCGGCCTGCTCATGCTGGTCGGCAGCACCTCCTTCCGCGCCATCGTCGGCTGGCAGGGCACGCACGGCTGGCTGATCCTCTTCCAGGCGCTCGGCTTCGTCACGTTCTTCATCAGCAGCTTCGCGGAAACGAACCGCACACCCTTCGACCTGCCCGAAGCGGAACAGGAACTCGTGGCCGGCTACCTCACCGAGTACTCCGCCATCAAATGGGCGCTCTTCCAGATGGCCGAGTATGTCAACATGATCACCGCCTCGGCGCTGATGAGTACCCTCTTCTTCGGCGGGTACAGGGGACCGCAGTTCCTGAACGGCATCATCCCCGGCATCAGCGAGTGGCCCTTCGTGTGGCTGATCCTGAAGATCGCCGTGTTCCTGTTCATCTTCATCTGGGTGCGCGCCACCCTCCCCAGACTGCGCTACGACCAGCTCATGCGCTTCGGCTGGAAACTGCTGTTCCCGCTCGCGCTCGCCAACACCATGTTCACCGCCTTCTACCTCGCGTACCTGAAAGGCTGGGGCCTCTGGCCGCTCGGCGTGGCAGGCGTGCTGGGCGTCGCCGCACTGATCGCCGGGAGCGACCGTGTCCGGCCGCTCTGGAACAAGCCGGGCGTGCGCGTGCTGGACGACACCGGTACCCCACGCAGCAGGACGCGAATCGCAGGCGGCGACTGA
- a CDS encoding NADH-quinone oxidoreductase subunit M codes for MIHFFVFVPMLASLLLLVTPVRWREEVAAFAAAVTLALGVLLWRGGGADLVSVPWIAALGVTYSVALDGVSLLLALVTALMTLVAVVYTARRIPNPVTMLSLILAMETGLLGIYAARDLVLFYVFFEDALIPALLMLAFYGKTHRMAALVKFGAYTLLGSMLMLVSIIGVKAIGGSPTFALPDLLRHPVTGAAQTWLYLGFLAAMAVKLPLFPLHAWLPDFHEQNHDSGVADVMGTLYKVGAYGLFRFGMTLFPDASLELRPLLMGLAAFTAIYAAWIAFRQSDWKRLLAYAGLSHMGLVGLGIFSLQPTAMTGALYLLAFQNVYTGALFLAAGMLQERVGSLSTRVGGVMIQAPILSGVTMSLWFASIAVPGLAGFIGEFSVLLGAYQVSPWLAFAAGLSTIAAAVYALSAYQTTYWQARPAGAVTAWDLRGTEWLVLGVPLAVCVVFGVYSGPALHLIQPVVRAILGGGA; via the coding sequence GTGATTCACTTCTTCGTCTTCGTTCCCATGCTCGCCAGCCTGCTGCTGCTCGTCACGCCCGTCCGCTGGCGCGAGGAGGTCGCGGCCTTCGCGGCGGCCGTCACCCTCGCGCTGGGCGTGCTGCTGTGGCGCGGGGGCGGTGCGGACCTCGTCAGCGTCCCGTGGATCGCGGCGCTCGGCGTGACGTACTCCGTCGCTCTCGACGGGGTGTCGCTGCTCCTCGCGCTCGTCACGGCCCTCATGACGCTCGTCGCGGTCGTGTACACCGCGCGCCGCATCCCGAACCCCGTCACCATGCTGTCCCTGATCCTCGCGATGGAGACGGGCCTGCTCGGCATCTACGCCGCGCGGGACCTCGTGCTGTTCTACGTGTTCTTCGAGGACGCGCTCATCCCGGCCCTGCTGATGCTCGCCTTCTACGGCAAGACGCACCGCATGGCGGCCCTCGTCAAGTTCGGCGCGTACACCCTGCTCGGCAGCATGCTGATGCTCGTCAGCATCATCGGCGTGAAGGCCATCGGCGGCTCCCCGACTTTCGCGCTGCCGGACCTGCTGCGCCACCCCGTCACGGGCGCCGCGCAGACGTGGCTGTACCTGGGCTTCCTGGCCGCCATGGCCGTGAAACTCCCGCTGTTCCCGCTGCACGCGTGGCTGCCGGACTTCCACGAGCAGAACCACGACAGCGGCGTCGCGGACGTCATGGGCACCCTGTACAAGGTCGGCGCGTACGGCCTGTTCCGGTTCGGCATGACGCTCTTCCCGGACGCGAGCCTGGAACTCCGCCCGCTCCTGATGGGCCTCGCCGCGTTCACAGCCATTTACGCCGCATGGATCGCGTTCCGGCAGAGCGACTGGAAACGCCTCCTCGCGTACGCGGGCCTGAGTCACATGGGCCTCGTCGGGCTCGGCATCTTCAGCCTGCAGCCCACCGCCATGACGGGCGCCCTGTACCTCCTGGCGTTCCAGAACGTGTACACGGGCGCGCTGTTCCTCGCGGCGGGCATGCTGCAGGAACGCGTGGGGAGCCTCAGCACCCGTGTGGGCGGCGTCATGATCCAGGCGCCCATCCTGTCCGGCGTCACCATGAGCCTGTGGTTCGCGAGCATCGCCGTGCCGGGCCTCGCGGGCTTCATCGGTGAATTCAGCGTCCTGCTCGGCGCGTATCAGGTGTCCCCGTGGCTGGCGTTCGCGGCGGGCCTCTCGACCATCGCGGCCGCCGTGTACGCCCTCAGCGCGTACCAGACCACGTACTGGCAGGCGCGGCCCGCCGGTGCCGTGACCGCCTGGGACCTGCGCGGCACCGAGTGGCTGGTGCTCGGCGTGCCGCTCGCCGTGTGCGTCGTGTTCGGCGTGTACTCCGGCCCGGCCCTCCACCTCATTCAGCCCGTCGTCCGGGCCATCCTCGGAGGCGGCGCATGA